A genomic stretch from Thermomonospora umbrina includes:
- a CDS encoding SDR family oxidoreductase — translation MAPRVLVTGATGAVGRHLTRRLLEEGAEVRALCRDPARPLPDGAERVIGDLTDATSLHPALKGVDRAFVLLTDDAGAAFAQAVNDVGADSLDRLVLLSANAPDGPEHDNPLFRKHVLGEARMAASGVPTTVLHPGPFASLALGWAPAIRVSGVVRVVHPDLAVPVIDPRDIGDVAAVALLGSDRAPAGGTLPLSGPQRLDVRARVRTLGRVLGRTLRVERVGEDEWVRSVSGRLPEWYARALMGVERHLAEVEPAVVPTVRRVTGREARTFGEWAEDNAAAFRA, via the coding sequence ATGGCACCGAGGGTGCTGGTCACCGGAGCCACCGGCGCGGTGGGGCGCCATCTGACGCGACGGCTGTTGGAGGAGGGGGCCGAGGTCCGGGCCCTGTGCCGTGACCCGGCACGGCCCCTGCCCGACGGGGCCGAACGCGTCATCGGGGACCTGACCGACGCGACGTCTTTGCATCCGGCGCTCAAGGGCGTCGACCGGGCGTTCGTCCTGCTCACCGACGACGCGGGCGCGGCCTTCGCCCAAGCCGTGAACGACGTCGGCGCCGACTCGCTCGACCGGCTCGTCCTGCTGTCCGCCAACGCGCCCGACGGCCCGGAGCACGACAACCCGCTGTTCCGCAAGCACGTCCTCGGCGAGGCACGGATGGCGGCCTCCGGTGTGCCGACGACCGTGCTGCATCCCGGGCCGTTCGCCTCCCTGGCGTTGGGATGGGCTCCCGCGATCCGGGTGTCCGGGGTGGTGCGGGTGGTCCACCCGGACTTGGCGGTGCCGGTGATCGATCCCCGGGACATCGGGGACGTGGCGGCCGTCGCCCTCCTCGGATCGGACCGCGCGCCCGCCGGCGGGACCCTCCCGCTGTCCGGGCCGCAGCGGTTGGACGTGCGCGCCCGGGTGCGGACGCTGGGTCGGGTCCTCGGCCGGACCCTCCGCGTGGAGCGCGTCGGCGAGGACGAGTGGGTTCGGTCGGTCTCCGGACGGCTCCCGGAGTGGTACGCCCGCGCGCTGATGGGCGTGGAACGCCACCTCGCCGAGGTGGAGCCCGCCGTGGTGCCGACGGTGCGCCGGGTCACCGGCCGCGAGGCCCGCACGTTCGGCGAATGGGCCGAGGACAACGCCGCCGCGTTCCGGGCCTGA
- a CDS encoding acyl-CoA dehydrogenase family protein: protein MSDTPRESGPAPRTREVAERAAAHALQAERDGRLSPQVFEAIRDAGFARHFVPARWGGAEGGFDAFLTAVAEVGREDPSAAWCAAIASALGRYAAFLPEDGQRAVWEAGPDALVVGALVPGGEATAASGGWVLRGRWPYVSGIHASDRALLAARVPAEGGGEEVRFLLVPRSSYRIEETWRTVGMRGTGSDTLVLEETFVPREHSFVNDDLLSGREPGTAPGCFTVPLRNVGGLTFAGPVLGAARGALEAWSRSAKRRRSGSGGALDLVLARSAAETDAAELLLSRVARDADRGGLQDEWDGARGQRDQAVAVDLLVGAVNRLMRTGGTGALHRDEDLQRFWRDANAGAAHAVLQWEPAARRFAAASLARSEAASPPARP, encoded by the coding sequence GTGAGCGACACACCACGGGAGTCCGGTCCGGCACCGCGGACGCGTGAGGTGGCCGAGCGCGCGGCCGCCCACGCGCTCCAGGCCGAGCGGGACGGCCGTCTCAGCCCCCAGGTCTTCGAGGCGATCCGGGACGCGGGGTTCGCCCGCCACTTCGTGCCGGCGCGCTGGGGCGGCGCCGAAGGGGGGTTCGACGCGTTCCTCACGGCGGTCGCCGAGGTCGGGCGGGAGGACCCGTCCGCCGCCTGGTGCGCGGCGATCGCCTCCGCCCTCGGCCGGTACGCCGCCTTCCTGCCGGAGGACGGGCAACGGGCGGTCTGGGAGGCCGGCCCCGACGCGCTGGTCGTCGGGGCGCTCGTCCCCGGAGGGGAGGCGACCGCCGCGTCCGGCGGCTGGGTCCTGCGGGGTCGCTGGCCGTACGTCTCCGGGATCCACGCGTCCGACCGGGCCCTGCTGGCCGCCCGGGTGCCGGCGGAAGGAGGCGGGGAGGAGGTGCGCTTCCTGCTGGTCCCCCGCTCCTCGTACCGGATCGAGGAGACCTGGCGGACGGTGGGGATGCGCGGGACCGGCAGCGACACCCTGGTCCTGGAGGAGACGTTCGTGCCGAGGGAGCACTCCTTCGTCAACGACGATCTGCTCTCCGGCCGCGAGCCCGGCACCGCGCCCGGCTGCTTCACCGTCCCGCTCCGCAACGTCGGCGGGCTGACCTTCGCGGGTCCGGTGCTGGGAGCCGCGCGCGGCGCGCTGGAGGCCTGGTCGCGGAGCGCGAAGCGACGACGTTCCGGCTCGGGCGGGGCGCTCGACCTCGTCCTGGCCCGCAGCGCCGCCGAGACCGACGCGGCGGAGCTGCTGCTGTCGCGGGTCGCCCGGGACGCCGACCGGGGCGGCCTCCAGGACGAGTGGGACGGGGCGCGCGGCCAGCGCGACCAGGCCGTCGCGGTGGACCTGCTCGTCGGCGCGGTCAACCGACTGATGCGCACGGGCGGCACCGGCGCGCTGCACCGGGACGAGGATCTCCAGCGGTTCTGGCGGGACGCGAACGCGGGGGCCGCGCACGCGGTGCTCCAGTGGGAGCCGGCCGCCCGCAGGTTCGCCGCCGCGAGCCTCGCCCGATCCGAGGCCGCGTCACCGCCCGCCCGGCCCTGA
- a CDS encoding pseudouridine-5'-phosphate glycosidase gives MAMDPLLEVIDEVATAIAERRPVVALESSLVVAAPSADVALDIEKSVRDAGAVPATIGIADGRLRVGMEPALIERLRSAASVPKVSARDIGPVLAGGGLGATTVAGTIVIAERAGIEVFATAGIGGVHRRAQETFDVSPDLLQFTRTRMVVVSGGCKSILDSRLTAEYLETAGVPVLGYGTDRLPAFYVRDTDLPIRRVDGLTEAARGVRAHWEVNGGGTVLLTTPVAEEDALDRDLVENAIERALAEADAAGVTGNAVSPFLMRAVSAATEGRTRRAGRSLLLSTARVAGEFAVALTAARDGG, from the coding sequence ATGGCAATGGATCCGCTCCTTGAAGTCATTGACGAAGTCGCGACGGCGATCGCCGAGCGGCGGCCGGTGGTCGCCCTCGAGTCCTCGCTCGTCGTCGCCGCCCCGTCCGCCGACGTGGCCCTCGACATCGAGAAGTCGGTGCGCGACGCCGGGGCGGTCCCGGCGACGATCGGCATCGCCGACGGACGGCTCAGGGTCGGCATGGAGCCCGCCCTGATCGAACGGCTCCGGAGCGCCGCGTCCGTTCCGAAGGTCAGCGCCCGCGACATCGGGCCGGTCCTCGCGGGCGGTGGCCTGGGCGCGACCACGGTGGCGGGCACGATCGTCATCGCCGAACGCGCGGGCATCGAGGTCTTCGCCACCGCGGGGATCGGCGGCGTCCACCGGCGGGCCCAGGAGACCTTCGACGTCTCCCCGGATCTGCTGCAGTTCACCCGGACCCGCATGGTCGTGGTCTCGGGCGGTTGCAAGAGCATCCTGGACTCGCGGCTGACCGCGGAGTACCTGGAGACGGCGGGTGTCCCCGTGCTCGGGTACGGCACCGACCGGCTGCCGGCGTTCTACGTGCGGGACACCGACCTCCCGATCCGGCGGGTGGACGGGCTCACCGAGGCCGCCCGCGGCGTCCGCGCCCACTGGGAGGTCAACGGCGGGGGGACCGTGCTGCTGACGACCCCGGTCGCCGAGGAGGACGCCCTCGACCGGGACCTGGTCGAGAACGCCATCGAACGCGCCCTCGCCGAGGCCGACGCGGCCGGGGTCACGGGCAACGCGGTCAGCCCGTTCCTGATGCGCGCCGTCTCCGCCGCGACGGAGGGGCGCACCCGGCGGGCCGGGCGGTCGCTGCTGCTGAGCACGGCCCGGGTGGCCGGGGAGTTCGCCGTCGCCCTCACCGCCGCCCGGGACGGGGGCTGA
- a CDS encoding iron-containing redox enzyme family protein — MWDFATGKGHEARTLYLRALDPEGPLPLGTEETRRLRAALADVPEDGEGPDALIDEVRRWGAEETERFRGVLTEEAAARCVLLNCAPLALSAGAWLQWLSSAGNGEQERSLRILALYASDVGVGYPRADRGGDYRALLRRHRIEEETPGVRLAAAERIESFSFRLPGLLLAMSRLPDEFLPEIMGADLCLRAVGVPPPLAALDDRTTAGTDARALDLGAPRRGESESAFERSHAVARLLAEERPDERPRLSRGFRWAARELGEWCGRLLDEAALTRHPDYDVWRLICSRARQAAVYHGDHVLEGRTLADWFANVDEGPGPFLGALARSRLVRPGRSDASPLVRGLIGDKGPMFRIFTADDVAVLRRWIDRLPDEGSVLHGPSEGHEGLHEAQRSWYLHDGRSRSGAATVPRRSAAPVGGSLRAAYHALLGRADSPGLRRFAQDYTARWLIRSRHRLERAPVRLPPRWDSVNGLRTWLYDEHDRHGRQFEESEPPIPSREELVDSTLQLAPLIMIDGGWLQGFTDHQHASSPSGHFLFRTYWDELGNGVRELNHPRIYRALLRDMGVEPPPTDSREFAAWPGFRDEAFALPVYWLSISRFPQSRMPEILGLNLAMELSGVGSGYRSSRVALKHYGFSTQFVDLHNTIDNVATGHSAWAVDAIDSYMADVSGTVGPRQESEIWERIRTGHRSLNPPDGTVARLHTALWSRRTRGNSEARR; from the coding sequence ATGTGGGATTTCGCCACCGGGAAGGGTCACGAGGCTCGGACCCTGTACCTGAGGGCGCTCGACCCGGAAGGGCCGTTGCCGCTCGGAACGGAGGAGACGCGCCGTCTCCGCGCCGCGCTCGCGGACGTTCCCGAGGACGGGGAAGGGCCGGACGCCCTGATCGACGAGGTGCGGCGCTGGGGCGCGGAGGAGACCGAGCGGTTCCGCGGCGTGCTGACCGAGGAGGCCGCCGCCCGGTGCGTGCTCCTCAACTGCGCGCCGCTGGCCCTGTCCGCCGGCGCGTGGCTGCAATGGCTGTCGAGCGCGGGCAACGGCGAGCAGGAGCGGTCCCTGCGGATCCTGGCGCTGTACGCCTCCGACGTCGGGGTCGGATACCCGCGGGCCGACCGGGGCGGCGACTATCGGGCCCTGCTGCGCCGGCACCGCATCGAGGAGGAGACGCCCGGCGTGCGGTTGGCCGCCGCGGAGCGGATCGAGAGCTTCAGCTTCCGTCTGCCGGGCCTGCTGCTCGCCATGAGCCGGCTGCCCGACGAGTTCCTCCCGGAGATCATGGGGGCCGACCTGTGCCTGCGGGCCGTCGGCGTCCCGCCGCCGCTGGCCGCCCTGGACGACCGGACGACCGCCGGGACGGACGCGCGGGCCCTGGACCTGGGCGCGCCCCGGCGCGGCGAGTCCGAGTCCGCGTTCGAACGCTCCCACGCGGTGGCGCGCCTGCTCGCCGAGGAACGGCCGGACGAGCGGCCCCGGCTGTCGCGCGGGTTCCGGTGGGCGGCCCGTGAACTCGGGGAATGGTGCGGGCGGTTGCTCGACGAGGCCGCCCTGACCCGCCATCCCGACTACGACGTCTGGCGTCTGATCTGCTCCCGGGCCCGCCAGGCCGCCGTCTACCACGGCGACCACGTGCTCGAGGGCCGGACGTTGGCGGACTGGTTCGCCAACGTCGACGAGGGCCCCGGCCCGTTCCTCGGCGCCTTGGCCCGCAGCCGTCTCGTGCGCCCGGGGAGGTCCGACGCCAGCCCGCTGGTCCGCGGCCTCATCGGCGACAAGGGGCCGATGTTCCGGATCTTCACCGCCGACGACGTCGCCGTGCTGCGCCGATGGATCGACCGGCTCCCGGACGAGGGGTCGGTGCTCCACGGGCCGTCCGAGGGGCACGAGGGGCTGCACGAGGCGCAGCGGTCCTGGTACCTCCACGACGGGCGGTCCCGAAGCGGAGCGGCGACGGTCCCCCGGCGTTCCGCCGCGCCCGTCGGTGGATCGCTCCGCGCCGCCTACCACGCGCTGCTCGGCCGGGCGGACTCGCCCGGGCTGCGGCGGTTCGCGCAGGACTACACGGCGCGCTGGCTGATCCGCTCCCGCCACCGCCTGGAGCGCGCGCCGGTCCGGCTGCCGCCGCGCTGGGACTCCGTGAACGGACTGCGGACCTGGCTGTACGACGAGCACGACCGGCACGGACGGCAGTTCGAGGAGAGCGAGCCGCCGATCCCCTCCCGGGAGGAGCTGGTGGACTCCACCCTCCAACTGGCGCCGCTCATCATGATCGACGGCGGTTGGCTGCAGGGCTTCACCGACCACCAGCACGCGTCGTCCCCGTCGGGCCACTTCCTGTTCCGCACGTACTGGGACGAGCTGGGCAACGGGGTTCGAGAGCTGAACCACCCCCGCATCTACCGGGCCCTGCTGCGGGACATGGGGGTCGAGCCGCCCCCGACCGACTCCCGGGAATTCGCCGCCTGGCCGGGCTTCCGCGACGAGGCGTTCGCGCTGCCGGTCTACTGGCTGAGCATCTCCCGGTTCCCGCAGAGCCGGATGCCGGAGATCCTCGGCCTCAACCTGGCCATGGAACTGTCGGGGGTCGGCAGCGGCTACCGCAGTTCACGGGTGGCCCTGAAGCACTACGGATTCAGCACCCAGTTCGTCGACCTGCACAACACGATCGACAACGTCGCGACCGGCCACTCCGCCTGGGCCGTCGACGCGATCGACAGCTACATGGCCGATGTGTCAGGAACCGTCGGGCCCCGTCAGGAGAGCGAGATCTGGGAACGGATCAGGACGGGGCATCGGTCCCTCAACCCTCCCGACGGCACGGTGGCCCGGCTTCACACCGCGCTGTGGTCGCGCAGAACGCGCGGGAACAGCGAAGCCCGGAGATGA
- a CDS encoding DUF6081 family protein: MTSAPLPFTDAPDAVVLWRDDFGDGLRTSGPSARWRFVQPRPDHAADDGIAQIDDEGLRLFSSGRHPRTGEPAFVRTVPGDRDDPDAMPGYADHAKWIAYAAHEAATGFQGFDAEPGRVLSGEATISGRTYGTGGHPFGDAVADPDDDLRLAGAMLNTIDPETSVAFDFILTNKRLYAFYGRTNFARARLGRYASFACTVPLVDRSPEDRHHVKISYDRAAGVVRWILDGAEVLRVDRIGYPLGRATLTLDEGGEHTLVEPRQISFGMGMLSLLDGAWPTGKGLVRLSTRTAYYRPGTGEPDPQTFVDDESLESSRLFGQGAELRISDYVVSSVPAP, from the coding sequence ATGACCTCTGCCCCCCTCCCGTTCACCGACGCGCCGGACGCCGTGGTGCTGTGGCGGGACGACTTCGGCGACGGCCTCCGGACCTCCGGCCCGTCCGCCCGGTGGCGGTTCGTGCAGCCGCGCCCCGACCACGCCGCCGACGACGGGATCGCCCAGATCGACGACGAGGGCCTGCGGCTCTTCTCCAGCGGTCGCCACCCCCGCACCGGGGAGCCCGCGTTCGTCCGGACGGTGCCCGGAGACCGGGACGACCCCGACGCCATGCCCGGGTACGCCGACCACGCGAAGTGGATCGCCTACGCCGCGCACGAGGCCGCCACGGGCTTCCAGGGCTTCGACGCCGAGCCGGGCCGTGTCCTGTCGGGCGAGGCGACGATCTCGGGACGGACCTACGGCACCGGCGGGCATCCGTTCGGGGACGCCGTCGCCGACCCGGACGACGATCTGCGGCTGGCCGGGGCGATGCTGAACACCATCGACCCGGAGACCTCCGTCGCCTTCGACTTCATCCTGACGAACAAGCGGCTGTACGCGTTCTACGGGCGGACGAACTTCGCCCGGGCGCGGCTGGGCCGCTACGCCTCGTTCGCCTGCACCGTTCCGCTCGTGGACCGCTCGCCCGAGGACCGGCACCACGTGAAGATCTCCTATGACCGGGCGGCCGGCGTGGTGCGCTGGATCCTGGACGGGGCCGAGGTGCTGCGCGTCGACCGGATCGGGTACCCGCTCGGCCGCGCCACCCTCACCCTGGACGAGGGCGGCGAGCACACGCTCGTCGAGCCGCGCCAGATCAGCTTCGGGATGGGGATGCTCAGCCTGCTCGACGGCGCCTGGCCCACGGGCAAGGGGCTGGTGCGGCTCTCCACGCGCACCGCCTACTACCGGCCGGGGACGGGGGAGCCGGACCCGCAGACCTTCGTGGACGACGAGAGCCTGGAGTCGAGTCGGCTCTTCGGCCAGGGGGCGGAGCTGCGCATCAGCGACTACGTCGTCAGCAGCGTTCCGGCGCCCTGA
- a CDS encoding MarR family winged helix-turn-helix transcriptional regulator: protein MSTQGPEAGLSTDEAIRAMLLLMPRVVARVKRTPLPERLRPLNLAPRHLSLLAYLLFDGEMTVNALADRLEVAPTTVSLMASDLSRQGVLERRADPRDRRRTIVAITDEPETRAAIEGWLSNGAAAWRTAFASLSGEERAMFVRTVRAYESAASDAAP, encoded by the coding sequence ATGTCAACGCAGGGTCCGGAGGCCGGCCTCAGCACCGATGAGGCGATCAGGGCCATGCTGCTGCTCATGCCGCGCGTCGTCGCCCGGGTCAAGCGCACGCCGCTCCCCGAGCGCCTGCGGCCCCTGAACCTCGCCCCCCGACACCTGTCGCTGCTGGCCTATCTGCTGTTCGACGGGGAGATGACGGTCAACGCGCTCGCCGACCGGCTGGAGGTCGCCCCCACCACGGTCAGCCTGATGGCGAGCGATCTGAGCCGGCAGGGCGTCCTCGAACGGCGCGCCGACCCCCGTGACCGCCGGCGGACCATCGTGGCCATCACCGACGAGCCGGAGACCCGCGCCGCGATCGAGGGCTGGCTCTCCAACGGGGCCGCCGCCTGGCGCACGGCGTTCGCCTCCCTCTCCGGGGAGGAGCGCGCGATGTTCGTGCGGACCGTCCGCGCCTACGAGAGCGCCGCCTCCGACGCCGCCCCCTGA
- the asnB gene encoding asparagine synthase (glutamine-hydrolyzing), with protein sequence MCGITGWAAFRRDLDTAEAQGLLDAMTETMACRGPDERGTWRDRHVAIGHRRLAVIDLPGGKQPMRADTPDGPVVLTYSGEVYNYVELRAELDRRGHRFRTSSDTEVVLRGYLEWGDAVAERLTGMYAFALWDGRTERLVLIRDRMGVKPLYHHPTEDGVLFGSEPKAILAHPLVRKAVDLDGLRELFSGTKAHGQAVWRGMREVRPGTVVTVTADGLRERVYWRLRPTEHTDDLNTTVARIRHLLTDAVDHQLVSDVPRCVLLSGGLDSSAITGLAAARLAADGRRVRTFSVDFAGQEENFRADGTRETPDAPFVREVAALVDSEHTDIVLDQAALADPALRRATVAARDLPLGFGDLDASLYLLFAALREHSTVALSGESADEVFGGYRWFHDREARDSGTFPWLHQYGLNPGRSFLDPGLDAELALPEYVADEYSRALREVEHLDGTDADERLMRSLSHMHLTRFVRMLLDRKDRMSMAVGLEVRVPFCDHRLVEYVYNTPWSLKTFDGREKSLLREATRHVIPRSVAERRKSPYPSIQDPRYTATLQQQAKEILADRQDPVFTLVGHDWLLDRVNTDPAEVGQLERVFLERALDLHTWLDLHRPELP encoded by the coding sequence ATGTGCGGCATCACCGGCTGGGCGGCGTTCCGTCGCGACCTGGACACCGCGGAGGCCCAGGGCCTCCTCGACGCGATGACCGAGACGATGGCCTGCCGCGGCCCGGACGAGCGCGGCACGTGGCGGGATCGGCACGTCGCCATCGGTCACCGGCGGCTCGCCGTCATCGACCTGCCCGGCGGCAAGCAGCCGATGCGGGCCGACACCCCCGACGGGCCCGTGGTCCTCACCTACTCCGGTGAGGTCTACAACTACGTCGAACTGCGCGCGGAGCTGGACCGTCGCGGTCACCGGTTCCGCACCTCCAGCGACACCGAGGTGGTGCTGCGCGGCTACCTCGAATGGGGCGACGCGGTCGCCGAACGGCTCACCGGCATGTACGCCTTCGCCCTCTGGGACGGCCGCACCGAACGGCTGGTGCTGATCCGTGACCGGATGGGCGTCAAGCCGCTGTACCACCACCCCACCGAGGACGGCGTCCTGTTCGGGTCCGAGCCCAAGGCGATCCTCGCCCACCCGCTGGTCCGCAAGGCCGTGGACCTGGACGGCCTGCGGGAGCTGTTCTCCGGCACCAAGGCGCACGGCCAGGCGGTGTGGCGGGGCATGCGGGAGGTGCGGCCGGGCACGGTGGTCACGGTCACCGCCGACGGACTCCGCGAACGCGTCTACTGGCGGCTGCGCCCCACCGAGCACACCGACGACCTGAACACGACGGTGGCGCGGATCAGGCACCTGCTGACCGACGCGGTCGACCACCAGCTCGTGTCGGACGTGCCGCGCTGCGTGCTGCTGTCCGGCGGGCTCGACTCCAGCGCCATCACCGGCCTGGCCGCCGCCCGCCTGGCCGCCGACGGCCGGCGGGTGCGCACGTTCTCGGTCGACTTCGCCGGGCAGGAGGAGAACTTCCGGGCGGACGGCACCCGGGAGACGCCCGACGCGCCGTTCGTCCGGGAGGTGGCGGCGCTCGTCGACTCCGAGCACACCGACATCGTGCTCGACCAGGCCGCGCTGGCCGACCCCGCGCTGCGGCGGGCCACCGTCGCCGCCCGGGACCTCCCGCTCGGCTTCGGCGATCTGGACGCGTCGCTGTACCTGCTGTTCGCGGCGCTGCGGGAGCACTCGACCGTGGCGCTGTCCGGCGAGTCCGCCGACGAGGTGTTCGGCGGCTACCGCTGGTTCCACGACCGCGAGGCGCGCGACAGCGGCACCTTCCCCTGGCTCCATCAGTACGGCCTGAACCCCGGACGGTCCTTCCTCGACCCCGGCCTGGACGCCGAGCTGGCCCTTCCCGAGTACGTGGCCGACGAGTACTCCCGTGCGCTGCGCGAGGTCGAGCACCTCGACGGCACCGACGCGGACGAGCGCCTGATGCGCTCCCTGTCCCACATGCACCTGACCCGCTTCGTGCGGATGCTGCTCGATCGCAAGGACCGGATGAGCATGGCCGTGGGGCTGGAGGTTCGCGTGCCCTTCTGCGATCACCGTCTGGTCGAGTACGTCTACAACACGCCCTGGTCCCTCAAGACCTTCGACGGACGGGAGAAGAGCCTGCTCCGCGAGGCCACCCGGCATGTGATCCCGAGGTCGGTGGCCGAGCGGCGGAAGAGCCCGTACCCGTCCATCCAGGACCCTCGGTACACCGCGACGCTGCAGCAGCAGGCGAAGGAGATCCTGGCCGACCGGCAGGACCCGGTGTTCACCCTGGTGGGCCACGACTGGCTGCTGGACCGCGTGAACACCGACCCCGCCGAGGTCGGCCAACTCGAACGCGTCTTCCTGGAGCGCGCCCTGGACCTGCACACCTGGCTCGACCTCCACCGGCCGGAGCTGCCGTGA
- a CDS encoding MFS transporter gives MSDQASYNPRRWAAFVVIMSATLMDLIDTTVITVALPSLRDDLDASSAQLEWSLAGYTLAFASGMVTASRLGDRYGRRRVFQLGLAAFVVTSAVAGLSTGPEMLIAARVAQGAAAALMVPQVLAMLRAEFPPEEQSRATTIYGLVFATGGVAGPLVGGFLLDANLFDLGWRPIFFVNVPIGIAAMIGVALLSRESRAEHADSADAGGLVLVTLALLALLYPLIEGRVLGWPWWIFVILAACPLLLWLLVRYENGVVRQGRAPLVDPRLLRLRAAVGGLSASILFFAGAAYTLVLTVHLQSAAGFSPLEAAVALVPAAVGVGLFTPLATRTRPIGRPLAVAGSLVMAAGMSLVLGGILVFDDDLSTWHLAPGLLIAGLGMSMTSGILVSTVMAKTPPHHAGAAAGLVSTAIQIGVAAGIAIVGTVYFELVERGHGETTSVVGGLGTVIVLYLLAAPAALILPGGRLDFAPAPDADEKAAATAADR, from the coding sequence ATGTCCGATCAGGCCTCGTACAACCCCCGCCGCTGGGCGGCCTTCGTGGTGATCATGTCGGCGACGCTGATGGATCTGATCGACACCACGGTGATCACCGTCGCGCTGCCCTCCCTCCGCGACGACCTGGACGCGTCCTCCGCCCAACTGGAATGGTCGCTGGCCGGCTACACCCTCGCCTTCGCGTCGGGGATGGTCACCGCCTCCCGGCTGGGCGACCGGTACGGCCGGCGTCGGGTCTTCCAACTCGGCCTGGCCGCGTTCGTCGTCACCTCGGCGGTGGCCGGGCTGTCCACCGGCCCCGAGATGCTGATCGCCGCCCGCGTCGCGCAGGGCGCCGCGGCGGCGCTCATGGTGCCCCAGGTGCTGGCCATGCTGCGCGCCGAGTTCCCGCCGGAGGAGCAGTCCCGCGCCACCACGATCTACGGGCTGGTGTTCGCCACCGGCGGCGTCGCCGGTCCCCTGGTGGGCGGGTTCCTCCTCGACGCGAACCTGTTCGACCTGGGCTGGCGGCCGATCTTCTTCGTCAACGTCCCCATCGGCATCGCCGCGATGATCGGCGTCGCGCTGCTCTCCCGGGAGTCCCGCGCCGAGCACGCCGACTCCGCCGACGCGGGCGGTCTGGTCCTGGTCACCCTGGCCCTGCTGGCGCTGTTGTACCCGCTCATCGAGGGCCGCGTGCTGGGCTGGCCGTGGTGGATCTTCGTGATCCTGGCGGCCTGCCCGCTGCTGCTCTGGCTGCTCGTCCGGTACGAGAACGGCGTCGTCCGGCAGGGTCGCGCGCCTCTCGTCGATCCGCGACTGCTTCGGCTACGGGCCGCCGTCGGCGGACTGTCGGCCTCCATCCTGTTCTTCGCGGGGGCCGCCTACACGCTGGTCCTCACCGTGCATCTGCAGTCCGCCGCCGGTTTCAGCCCGCTGGAGGCCGCCGTCGCGCTGGTCCCGGCCGCCGTCGGCGTGGGCCTGTTCACGCCGTTGGCGACGCGGACCCGCCCGATCGGACGTCCGCTCGCCGTCGCGGGCTCGTTGGTCATGGCGGCGGGCATGAGCCTGGTGCTCGGCGGAATCCTCGTCTTCGACGACGACCTGAGCACCTGGCATCTGGCCCCCGGGCTGCTCATCGCCGGGCTCGGCATGTCGATGACCTCGGGCATCCTCGTCTCCACCGTGATGGCCAAGACCCCCCCGCACCACGCGGGCGCCGCCGCCGGACTGGTGAGCACCGCCATCCAGATCGGCGTCGCGGCCGGGATCGCCATCGTCGGGACCGTCTACTTCGAGCTGGTCGAGCGCGGCCACGGGGAGACGACGTCGGTCGTCGGAGGGCTGGGCACGGTGATCGTGCTCTACCTGCTCGCCGCCCCGGCCGCGCTCATCCTGCCGGGCGGGCGGCTCGACTTCGCCCCGGCGCCCGACGCCGACGAGAAGGCCGCCGCCACCGCGGCCGACCGCTGA
- a CDS encoding HAD family hydrolase — protein MPAPPAAGAKGIIFDLDGTLADTPQAITAILMKILADRGATPGEARVRAVVGRPLEPALAGLLALSPDHPVVTTAVDDYKRRFREHLRDRGAELAYPGVPEGLSALRADGRLLGIATSKPRGAAERMLGLMNVAEEFRAVAGHDTVRRGKPDPEMALHVAAALGLAPAECVVVGDGVGDVEMGAAAGMEVIGVTYGVATGPELLAAGAARTAGSFAELMDLLLPTPALRDAKESR, from the coding sequence GTGCCCGCGCCGCCCGCCGCCGGCGCGAAGGGGATCATCTTCGACCTCGACGGCACGCTGGCCGACACCCCGCAGGCGATCACCGCCATCCTGATGAAGATCCTGGCCGACCGGGGCGCCACCCCTGGTGAGGCACGGGTCCGCGCCGTCGTCGGACGCCCGCTGGAGCCCGCCCTCGCCGGGCTCCTGGCGCTCTCCCCGGACCACCCTGTCGTGACGACGGCCGTCGACGACTACAAGCGGCGGTTCCGTGAGCACCTGCGGGATCGGGGGGCCGAGCTGGCCTATCCGGGGGTTCCCGAGGGACTGTCCGCACTGCGCGCCGACGGCCGGCTCCTGGGCATCGCCACGTCGAAGCCCCGAGGCGCCGCCGAACGGATGCTGGGCTTGATGAACGTCGCCGAGGAGTTCCGGGCGGTCGCAGGTCACGACACCGTGCGGCGCGGCAAGCCGGACCCGGAGATGGCCCTGCACGTCGCCGCCGCGCTCGGTCTCGCGCCCGCCGAGTGCGTCGTGGTCGGTGACGGCGTCGGCGACGTCGAGATGGGCGCGGCCGCCGGCATGGAGGTGATCGGCGTGACCTACGGGGTGGCGACCGGCCCCGAACTGCTCGCCGCCGGAGCCGCCCGGACCGCCGGGTCCTTCGCCGAGCTCATGGACCTCCTGCTCCCCACCCCCGCCCTCCGCGACGCGAAGGAGTCACGATGA